The DNA segment AGACGCTCCGTCGCATGTCGCCCGAAAACTTGTGCATGAGCATCCCGCTGCTGACACCATCTTCTTTCCCGCGGCCCACTGGCCGGCGGCTTCAAACGTCGACGCCCTCGAGCGCGAGCTGGGTGTGAATGCGATCGCGTCGGCTCAGGCCATCGTGTGGCAGGCGCTGCGCATGTGCAACATCGACGACCGCGTCGAAGGGTACGGCCGTCTGTTGCGCGAACATTGAGGCGGCGGCCCCGCTTGATTCGACGATCGCGCCGCTGCCGATCCGTGAGATTCGTTGCCGTCTGGTTGTGCACCTTCGCGTTGGCGGCGTGCCTGGCGCCGCGGGACCGGCCTGATGCGACAACGTTCTCCGGGCAGCAGGCGGAAGGGTCGGTCCGGGTTCGTCGGCACGTCGTGATGGCGTCCACGCGTGATGCCGCGTCGCTCGCCATCAAGCTGGAGAATCCCGGAGCGAGCGAGATTGATTTCAGCCTGATCTCGAACAGTCCGCTCGCGGTTCTCGATCCGACGGGTACCTACCGCCCCCTCCTGGCAGCCGAGCTGCCGAGCCAGGACCGGGGTACGTGGACCGTCCGTCCCGACGGAACCATGAGCACCATCTGGAGAATTCGGCAAAACGCCCTCTGGCACGACGGTGAGCCCGTAACGGCCCGTGACTTCGCGTTTGCTCTTGACGTCTATCGTGACCCGGCCATCGATGTGCCAGACCGCGAGCCGGAGTCGTTCATGGACCGGATCGAGATCCTGGACGACGCGACGTTCGTGATCCACTGGGCCTCCCCGTACATGGCGGCAGATCAGCTCAACTTCAAGCGGCTGCCGCCCCTACCGGAGCACGTGATCGGGCGGTTGTATGTAGCGGGCGACAAACAAGGCTTTCAAAACGATCCGTTTTGGTCCAGCGCGGCCTACGTTGGGGACGGGCCATTTCAGATCGTGGAGTGGGAGCCCGGTGTCCAGCATCGATATCGCGCGTTTGACCGGTACTTTCTTGGACGACCCCGGATCGATGAGCTGATCGTGCGGATCATCCCCGACGAGAACGCGGCCCTGGCGGCCGTGCTCGCAGGCGACGTCGATTTCTCCGGCGCCGCCGCGCTCAGCCCGCAGGGAGCGCGAACCGCGGAGCAAGAGGCTGGGCGGGCCGGCGGCGGCACGGTGGCGCGGACCATGGGGTCGCTGCGGGCTGCGCGATTCCAATACGATCCATCGTCGTCGCAGCAGCCGGCGCTACGCGACGTCCGAGTGCGGCGCGCCATCGCGCGCGGGATCGACCGCGCCGCCGTGGCGGATCTCATCTCAGCCGGAACGTCCATCGTGGCGGAGACTCCTATTGCGCCCGGGCACCCGCTCTACGAGCGGGTCCAGCGGGTCGTCACCAAACACCCCTACGATCCCTCAGAAGCGGCGGCGCTGCTCGCCGATGCCGGATGGAACAGGCAAGGCGACGCCCTCGTCAACGCGTCCGGTGCGCCGTTCACGCTCAACATCACCGGCTCCCGTTCGGCCTCAAACGACACCGAAAAGGAAGCGCTCGCCGGATACCTGGCGCAGCTCGGGATGCAGATGTCCGTCACCTCCTATGGCCTCAGAACCACGGACCGCGAGCAGATCGCGCGATTCCCTGGCCTGCGAACCGGCACCGCCCTTGCCGAGGACCTGCCGAATGACCTGCGCGTCTTTACCACGCCGGAGTGCCCGACGGCCGACAACCGCTGGGTTGGCGAAAACGGGGGTTGCTGGAGCAACGAGGATTTCGACCGCTTGTACCTCGTGGCCACGACGAGCCTCTCCCAGGACGAGCGCGTCCAGGCCACACTCAATGCTCTCAAAATCATGACCGAGGACGTGGGCATCCTGGGCCTGTCGCATCTGGTCCAGCACAACTGGGTCCGAAGGGGGCTGGAAGGCCCCGGATCCATCGCCGCGGGGCAAAAGGGTGGCTACACCTGGAACGTCGTCGAATGGCATTGGACAAATTGAAATTGAGGGAGGGAGGACCGATGGTCGACGCCGACTTCGCGCCTCGCTATCTGCTGGGGACCGTGCTCCCTCGGGGGAATATGAGCCACTATCAGCCGTACCAGTTCTACCGGCTCGTCCCACAGAACGTCATGCTGTTCGGCATGCCGCTCGGCGTTCGCGATTTCACGGGGGACGCCGTGCACGACGCGTTCGATAGCTACTGGGATTGCGCGGACCAGCTCAAGAAAAAGGGTGTGCAACGCATCGTTCAGATGGGGGTTCCCCCCGCGGCGCTCATGGGCAGGAAGGCCATCTTCGACCTCATCGCCGAGACTGAGCGGCGATACGGGATACCCG comes from the Chloroflexota bacterium genome and includes:
- a CDS encoding peptide ABC transporter substrate-binding protein, with translation MRFVAVWLCTFALAACLAPRDRPDATTFSGQQAEGSVRVRRHVVMASTRDAASLAIKLENPGASEIDFSLISNSPLAVLDPTGTYRPLLAAELPSQDRGTWTVRPDGTMSTIWRIRQNALWHDGEPVTARDFAFALDVYRDPAIDVPDREPESFMDRIEILDDATFVIHWASPYMAADQLNFKRLPPLPEHVIGRLYVAGDKQGFQNDPFWSSAAYVGDGPFQIVEWEPGVQHRYRAFDRYFLGRPRIDELIVRIIPDENAALAAVLAGDVDFSGAAALSPQGARTAEQEAGRAGGGTVARTMGSLRAARFQYDPSSSQQPALRDVRVRRAIARGIDRAAVADLISAGTSIVAETPIAPGHPLYERVQRVVTKHPYDPSEAAALLADAGWNRQGDALVNASGAPFTLNITGSRSASNDTEKEALAGYLAQLGMQMSVTSYGLRTTDREQIARFPGLRTGTALAEDLPNDLRVFTTPECPTADNRWVGENGGCWSNEDFDRLYLVATTSLSQDERVQATLNALKIMTEDVGILGLSHLVQHNWVRRGLEGPGSIAAGQKGGYTWNVVEWHWTN